The genomic stretch aaaaggagaaaaaacaGAACATGGTTTTATATAATACCTGATCTTGTATGTGTGAGTGATCACAGTGCCACCAAAGAAGCCCTGAGAGAATGGACACAGACAAAACTTGGAAGATTCGAAGGCCAGAAAAGGATTCATGCCTTCTCTCTTGTAAACCCCTCTTAAGTAACACCTTCAATTGCTCCCACCAGGTTGTGTTCCATTGATTATCAGAACCTACCCAAGAATGATTGATGATATAATTTAGCCATGGTGTTTATACATTTGTCGATCTAACACTTATTATTGGACGAAGGGAGTAATAAAggaaaaagaattcaaagagaGCATGAAATTTTGACTTACTTCTTGGTGTTCCTGATGATATTACTGAGTCAATATTATTTCGTTGAATCTCTTCTTTAAGAGCAGGATACAAGTTCTTCTTGTAGGATGAAATTAGGGACTGTTTGATTGATGCTTGATCCTCATGATGTTCAACATTATCGTCATGTTTGACATCAGCAACTATGCCTGCAAGCAGAGTGTAAAAGATTAATGGATGGACACTATTGACTTTTGTGGCATATGATCAAAAGTAATAGAAATTAATAGTACAATGCTTCAAGATGTTTCCACCATCATAGAATTTGTGCTTCAAATATGCTCTGCATTTAATTCTAAgaaattgaattcaatttctcatcataatttaaaaatcaaatgaACTTTTTTTAGTAGTCCTATAATGGCTAGTAGTGCCACACTGGGTAGGGACTTAATTGTTCATGTGGCTTGATGGCTATGTTTTTGAGAAGGAAAATTCCTCTCCCAATAAAAAAGATTCTGCTTTCAAAATAAGAATAAGTACCCCTAGCACAGCACAAAAGAAGAGAGCAAAAAGTAATGTCactgaataaaaaatagaaagaataaaaatatgcacctttctttaatttgattgaagaggaaaaaaagaaaaagaaaaagaaattcttCTATACAATTTTCTTATGCCAAAGAACTTATGGTTGGATTTGGAGACAAGCTAATCTCTGGGAAAATCAAATgtaattaataaatacaaagCAGCTAATAGGCTAagtaatttcttttttaaacaAACATGGACACACATACACACAGATATCTATCTATCTTTCACAAAACTTTATCTAGCCATCATGAGATTCGGACCATTTCAAACTCCTTTTACAACATAAAGTTTTTCTTGTGTTGATCTCTATCTACCAACAGAAGAAAAAGCTCACATGTCGTGAAAAATTGACCCCATTTCGGTATTATGTCTAATCAAATTACTGCTCCTAATGACCCATTATTCGTTATTAGCCATTGCTATCTATGTTTCAAACAAGTCTCACTAGCTAGCTTCAGAGAAGACCTTAAATCCTATCTCACCACCATTATTTAAAATCTTTGAAAATGAACCTTCACCTGATAGTTAATGACCACAAGTCACAAGTGTCAATCACTATCTCTTTCAATATTATCTAACTTAAAATCGCCAGATCCATATACTTATTACTTTTATATAGAAACCATATCTAAGcaaataaaataagagaaattctAACAAccatcaaaatttatattttttgttattacaCAATTATcaatttaatctttttattgtagtttttttaatttagtaatttaatgatatatttattctatatttttaaatattaatagcTAATTGATAGTtaaaagtaataaattttaatgactttctaatatttttataaaataaatccTTAATTAATATAATGCATGAGTGCATGTATAAGTCGAAACAGGACAAATCTGATTTGGGAAACTGGCATGCCACCACAAAATCCCACGAAAAAATCCAAgatgttatatatatatcatgGTCGTAATCATCATCATCGCTATACTTgaattaattgaataattaatgaatatagACCCAATAATCAAGCTAACTAAGGTCAAAATCAAATCATCACTATACTCACCATTTGCAAGGTCAAGAAGGAAATCAGCAGGGTTGACGAAGTTGAAAGCTGGCGCATACCCGATGGATTCAAGATACTCCATGACCCGACCCGATTGACCGGAATAAATCGGCTGCCCGTCACTAAGCACCACCACCTTATCAAACATCCTGTAAAGCCGGCTCGACGGCTGGTGAATCGTCGTCACCACCGTCCGGCCGCCGCGGGCGAGCCCTCGCACCACCGACACGATCAGCTGAGCCGTCGTGGAGTCCAGCCCGGACGTAGGCTCGTCGAGAAACAACAAACTAGGGTTTATCAGCATCTCAAGACCTATACTCACTCTTTTCCTCTCTCCTCCGGAGATTCCTCGGATAATCGACACTCCGCCGCCGACGGGACTGTTGCGGCACCGCGTGAGGCCGAGTTCCGCGATAAGCGCGTCTGCATGCTGAAGCTTCTCTTCCTTGGTGAGCGTCTTCGGGAGCCTCAGCATGGCGGCGTAATTTAGGGTTTCTTGGACGGTCAGGTGAGGGTAGAGTACGTCGTCTTGGGAGACGAAGCCTATCTTGCGCTTCACGGCGGCGGTGTCGTGGCGGCCGTTGTAAGTTATGGAGCCGGAAACTTTTCCGACGAGGCGACCGGCGAGCGCGGTCAAGAGAGTTGTCTTGCCGCTCCCGGACGGCCCCAGCATTGCCGTTAGCTCCCCGGGACGAGCGACGCCGGTGACGCCGCTGAGTATTTTCCTTCTGTGCTTTGGCTCTTGATGCATGAAGCAGCCATTCTTCTTTTTCCTTGGGAAGCTTATGCTGTATGATACGTCCTCAAACTATTTTGCACAcacaagaacacaaaaatctTAGTAGCGTGATGAACACAATTTCTTCTATCATTGATTAATAATGATGATCGTAGTCgtagttttgattaattttatatagaaacgattcttttctttttcaaaagttggTTTCATAAACTTTTTAGTAGTATGAGATGAGATATTATTATGTgagtaaataaaataaactagtCCAAGTGGTACATACagatgtatatataatataaatgtGAGAAAATGAGAGAGGGAGATTAATTGATGAGTACTTTTAGAGTAATAGGACGCAAAGATTGTTGAAGAATAGAAAatcttgttgctgttgctgCTGCTGTTGTTGTTGGTTGATGGCGTTCATCATGAATGGCatcattgttattattattattattattatccaaaCTTGGTATAACTTTGTTATTATTGGTGGCAGCACAACCCTCCACCGGTTCAGCATCACCAGGACTAATGTTGGGTGCAATATTGCTTTCTTGCTCTGGGGGCATCATTGATCAGCAAGCtaagtatatataaatatatatatatagattatTACAATGAAGTAGTTAAGATCGGATAAAGAATAAGGATGAGAGAGTAttggaaaagaagaagaatagaagtagaagaagaagaagaagaagaagaagagtcacATGAAAGAAAAGAGTAGTAGGGGTGTGTTTGTGTAAAGTGAGAGAAGGCACGAGAAGCACACAAAGATGTGTTTGGAAATGGTAACAATATATAGTCTTAGGAATGGTGCTACTGTTTCTTTAATCTTGCATTGCTGTCACTACTATTAGGTGTTGAATCATATGATGTTATTTGTTGGGCTATACTATGCTATGCTTGCTATATTATTATGCTATaacaattcaaaaaaaaaaaaaaaagataaagtgTTGGTGTGAGTAAGTATAATAAAGGAATAATACTCAATAGTGTTTCTTTCTTTTGGGTGTTTAATATCATTTGTGCTTTGCCCAATGTTTTCTTCTTTCCCTTTCATACGGAAATGTATTTGCATTCTTGTGTGTTTTTGTTCATGGATATAACGGTATTGCACTGCACCTTGCCACGTGGAACTAGAACATTTGTTTGATTCCTCATTTTTTTCCCGTTGTAATTTTTTGGGGGAAAAAGTAGTAGAGATTTATAAAGTTATgtaagaatttaatttaattttttttaaataataataattagaacGTGACGGGCCCATTATAAGATTTCGTGATATCCACTTGTCCTCAAAGTATGAGATTGCATAATGCTTTTTGATATCGGTCTATTATTGTTTTGAAGTTTTGACTATGGTAGtgaattttctttttaactttgatttttcaaaaaagtaaaagttaattagatttaatatattaaataaaaagttctgtaacttttgttaattaaataaattttaattttttattgttatttatgAAGCACAAATACTTTGCTAAATTATCGTCGAACACATTTTAAATACGACACTCATTAATATTCATCTGACTTGCATGTTTTTGATATCCAATCGTAtttcaatgaaaaataaaaaaaaatttctccaaactttattcttaatatatattttttaaataatttaaaaaatatattattatttattaaaataaaaaatattaaaaaataaaaaattaatttatatttaatatatatatatatgcgaTCCCGCTAGGGAACATCTAGGGCATAATCAACTTAGaactaactaattaaaaaaataagtccattacaaaaaaaaaaaaacaattcccactattttaattttttaaatttaaaaattaaaaataaaagttattttttaacTAGTTGGTTTTAAATTGACTACGTCTTCATAGTTgatcctatatatatatatatatatatatatatatatatatatatgttatgttTAGGTGCCtaataagatttaaaattcATATGTCTTGTCATGTCGTGTCTGATGTTCATGTTAGAGTGtctatgtatatattttatatcaataaattagttttaaaatttaaaatttataacttaagatgtttaattttttttttcattttctcttatttttaataataaattaattttaaaaaaatattataccttttattttgttcagagtatATTAATATTGCCATAATAAAAAGGGTGAATACTATAATGTCTATGACATTATATTTAActtattaaaaaagatatataaataatattaaaataaattttaaatattttatttttatatgttttattttttatttataaaaataaattaaacaatttaaacatacactacaataaaaaatattataaaattcacCAAAATTCATATACTGCTGGTCAAGAAATGATTTCCTCTACATACATCTGAGATGTTTTCATTTTTGCGTTAATATTGTATGTGACATGCAATagaaaatgaaaagagaaaacaatCATATACGCAATTTCTTGATTAAAAAGCTTGTCAGCTTAATTAAAATTCTTAGATGACCAACAATTTTCTGTACGTAAGTTTGTTAAGCACAATTTTAGATAAGCCAAAAAGCAATATATTTATCCATATCCCATTAAAAAAAGGAATTCCATCTCAATCCTTATATTTTTGCTTTTAACCAAACAAGATTTATCTGtactttttcaatttaatttctctctactttgtattttctttcaattgttTTCACCATGCCACGAATCTCCTTAGCTTTCATCAAAAAGGAAAAATCTTCTATTGTacttattgaaaataaaataaacaaaaagaatataataatatataacagTATTTTCGCTGTAGAAGATCTCCAATATTGAAAACAAATAATAAGACAACTATTTTTTTACAAGTGTCcttaaaattcaaaagtcaataTAAAGATGAATTTGTACATTAATTAAAGTGGACATAATCCTTTGACTCTAACTAAGTATTTTAGGtttaaatttcaaaatgaaaattaaaaagaaaataaagaacaactGATAAATGTAATATTATCTCCTCTAAAAATTAAATCCTATTGGTCAAACCAAACGAGTCAAATATGTCTATATTTATTTATGGAAAAGTATGAGTAACCAATGCTCTTATTATACAATGCATACAATAGggtttaattgaaattaaaattagattttgGATACCGGGGgtttaattgaaattaatacTGAATTATAATCATTAATTATAAAGATTTATTAATTTGAATGGTTCAAAAAATTAGGATTCAGTAAAGCCAAAACACAAACCATGACCTATTCTCTATGAACGGCGTCGCCGACACAACCAACAACGCAACCCCTCTCACCGACGTTACTATCTCTTTTTCTCACTGGCTCGTGTTCACCGGAAGTCGCTCCCAGAGACGTCGAGGTCCTTATTGGTGAACGCCCTTCTCCCAGCGTGTGGCTCCTTCCAGCGGCACCGCATCATAAGGTGAGAATGGTTCCATTGAAACCACCGGAAGAAGGTCCCGAACATTTTGTTGCCGACGGTCAGCAGCCTAATAAGGTGAGAATGGTTCGATGAATTGTTCACCATGGATGCTTATTTATATAATAGTTAGATGTTTAAAGTGAACATCTAAAATACTATTAAAGTGACCATCCAAGACACTGTTAAAGTAACCATCCAAGGATTAACAAGACTTAGACGGCGCCGTTATTGATACAAATTGTGAGGGTTGATGGGTTGATGGGTGACCTTCCTTGGTTGCAACAGGAATTGTGTGTGAGCAAGGATTGAGAGGGTTTGGGTTTTGTCACGTTACTGCAATGTTCAGAAATAGCAAGGGTTTGGGTGGGGGGAGGAGGGAAAACGGCAAAACAAAGGGGTTGATTGATTTGGGGAAAAACTGTGAATATAAGAAATTAGGTGGTATGTTAAACTAAACAGCTAAAATAGGATTAGGGTTATTAATTGATTAATTCTTTCTATTAATATTAATTGGGTCTAATAAACAGCCCATTGTATACATTGTATACATATCTCATTGTCTCCCTAGCGGtgctctttatttatttatttttttggatgtTGATTTATACAAGAAAGAGAATAAccaaatttatatttatatataccgcaggaatattaaataaaataaaaataataaaaatatgtagATGTTGTAATGGCCTCTCTTTATAAGGTATTTATTTATAAAGCATAGTTCCCCGGGACGGCGATGACTTTATAGGTGTCAAGTATCCATTCATTGGTAGAGATAGTGGCTGAAATTAGTGTCTTCTTTCTCATAAAAGGCAATGGTTTTTGCAAATGGAGTCACCATCGCTATAACCTCTCTTTCTTCATGACTTCATTCCTAACCctttataatttatatgttaTTAGAACAAAATGGTATTTTTAACATCATATAGGTGGAAATGATTATTAAATAAGAGACCAAAAAATGACCATTAGATTACACAACTATATATAGAATAATGCTACATGTATATCAAAATTAGTCACCAAAGTCAATACcggtataaaatatatgttagaatacaattaaacattaaaaataaattaaattacatatgtatttatacacaaatacattagtggctgattttaatgattaattttagtgtacgaataacatttttttatatatataatatactatttatatattaatactcttgacatacatataaaaatataattattattaagtaattatgtatttaaatttttttaattgacaaaataaaaaatacatattgaTTATTAAGAAAATATTAGTATTTAAATAGTATCTATTAAgctattatatataatatatatacagcaaaattgtaaatttttatttcgtttttagtccaacaagatatatataatttggattagaaattattcattttttgttacctggtttggggttgagggttttCTGAAAAAGTTTGAAGGACGAATAATATAATTGGGAAACACATGAAGATATTCTCATTATTCGTTCTACGTTTCACCTGACAATTGGTGATTGATCAATGGAGTATAATAGTATATTGTGATGGATATGAAATGAGATATATATATTACAATATTCTAAATATCTATCTTTTCGATCAAATATTCAAAATCATCAATAAGAATGGGAGTACGCGCGTTACGTGCTCGCGTTATAGTAATTATGAAAGCAAATTCATATTTCAATTCTTGTACATGCATTACCTACAATAATTGAAGAGtcaagagaaaaaaataaataaacaactataatttgaaataagatgcattttcttttaattgagaaaataatttattttaatagagTTGTCTGATTCATGTAATGGATCTTATCTGATAAGATAAATctttgttgttgttatttttggttttctttaaagaatatttttttttggaggTTAGGATTCACTACAAAAAAGGCGGAAAATAGCGACGGCAAATTActagttatttttttatctgCTGTAATTTTTTATGATAGCTGCGATTAACATTCGATCTCTTCATTGTGACGCAGAATCAACTTGGATTAGCATCGATTTTCATGAAGTCCTGCGTTAACGCCAACCCAATATGGTGATTTCACCCTAAATCAGTTTAGATTATCCAAAATCAGAAAGAAGAGGAACTTGCGAAAGAAGAGTGGAAGCCTGCAAACCCCTGTGCTCAAACATATCGTGCGCTGCTGTGTCACTGTGGAGTCGGTGGCTGCCGACCCAACCTTCTTTCACCATCATCGACCGTTTTCCTCTACTCTACAGTGTGTGAAATTCATAATCCCTCATCTTCGGTGTGCGTAACCCACTCCTGTTCTCACATCCACTGTGCGAGTCTGTGCCGTCTCTGAGTCGTGTGGCTGTCCAGATGACCTCCTCTCACCGTTGGCAATCGTTCCCCTCTCCTCCACCGTGTGCGAATCTTAATTATTGCACCCTCTCTCCTGTTACTGGTTCGTACTTTCACATTGctctttcttattttcattcttgatcacttacaaaatttaaatcttatttttctcaaaatttgtAAATATGTTCTTGATTCAGATTATGCTTTCAGGTTATTTTCAttaagattttgtttatatatttGATTAATTCAGTTTAATTGTGGCTGTTTAGAGTTAAAGATTTTGATTCAGATTTTatctatatatttaattaatattgatTCAAATTATGCTTCATATTTAACTAGGTTAAGAGAAGAACCCAAAAAAATGTTAAGTAAAGTAAATAAATTTGTCTAAAACCtttgttttctatttctaaTTGTTCTCATCCACGCCTAATGTAGCTAGGAAACACATGAGTTTTGGATTCTTAGTATATTCTAAGATCCTGAAAAATCTCTCATTATGTTTTAGGATTTtaagaattttgttttgttgttattattattttctgtaaaattcatttttgttcttataataatatatgttgtgtattgaaaattaaaataaaagatcaTATTATCAGAACTGTTTGCTGAAAAACTAAGCTATTTTTAAACATAGAAACACAGTATCCTAGAATGGATGGGTATGCACCTGTTTCAtctatgaaaaaaattaaactaactcaGTTTGTGATTTACCGGTATGCATGAGTTGATATTTTATTAGAGTGGAACAAATTTTTTAAGGGAAAGTACGAGGAATATTTGTATAATGTATACAATGAAGGTTTAAGGagtattataaatataattattagtattattttttttcatcagctaaaatttttggaatgagtggtatcatgatatggtattagagtgctagattcgaaaggtcaagagtttgATATTTGGTGAACCCAAAATCACTTTAAACTTTTGaaaagatgtttattatccttagtattcggatggttattctagataGTATAAGGGATGTTTATTTTGTAACTCAATAGCTCATTATACACAttatacaaataatttattGTCTCCCTAGCGGGACACATTTTTTAAACCTCTAAATTTTTCGTGTGAAGTATATATGTACcgagaatttatttttttttggagcTAATGTCTAATTGCCACTTTGATTTCTGGTGTTTCTTTGATTTCGTGGATGGTCTCTGTGTGTATAGCATTAAGTTCTTTTATGGGAATCACGATGTTCCcttctctttaatttcaatttgaGCTTCTAACTCTCGAGTCTAATCATGAAAGCAATTAGCCACATTTTATTAAGGAATAGACCTGACTAAATTCTAAAAGGTTACTTCATGGGGGAAAAACAACTGTACAAATTAACTTTAATAATAAGGAACAACATTTAAGTTTTTTGTggcaaaaaaatatttatgtttgtttttgtttcactccatttttagtaattttaacaagatattttgtgacaaaaaagaataaattcGATTCGAGAATTATTTAGTATTCGTGTATAAAATGTTTaaataatagtaaataataAAGAATTGCAATAAAACAGacgaaattttaaaattacaattaaaaaaaagtaaaatgtTTAAAGAAGCgcaaagtaaataaataaaataaataaataaataaaaagaaatggaaaaaaatataaaaaaagcaAATAAAAGGAGATTTTCAACACTCATATGTACTTGTGTTCCATATTCTTCTCTTGCGTCGTGGAAACTGAAAATTTTGGTGGAGACTTACCTGTGATGATATagtatttttaaagaaatatcATAACTCTTCTAAATTTCTACTATATATTAATAGACCATAGAGATGTATTTGCCATGAGGTATCTTGTTCactattttacttttttttttttttttcaaccaCAATCTTGTCTT from Arachis stenosperma cultivar V10309 chromosome 9, arast.V10309.gnm1.PFL2, whole genome shotgun sequence encodes the following:
- the LOC130951629 gene encoding ABC transporter G family member 21, with the protein product MMPPEQESNIAPNISPGDAEPVEGCAATNNNKVIPSLDNNNNNNNNDAIHDERHQPTTTAAATATRFSILQQSLRPITLKFEDVSYSISFPRKKKNGCFMHQEPKHRRKILSGVTGVARPGELTAMLGPSGSGKTTLLTALAGRLVGKVSGSITYNGRHDTAAVKRKIGFVSQDDVLYPHLTVQETLNYAAMLRLPKTLTKEEKLQHADALIAELGLTRCRNSPVGGGVSIIRGISGGERKRVSIGLEMLINPSLLFLDEPTSGLDSTTAQLIVSVVRGLARGGRTVVTTIHQPSSRLYRMFDKVVVLSDGQPIYSGQSGRVMEYLESIGYAPAFNFVNPADFLLDLANGIVADVKHDDNVEHHEDQASIKQSLISSYKKNLYPALKEEIQRNNIDSVISSGTPRSSDNQWNTTWWEQLKVLLKRGLQERRHESFSGLRIFQVLSVSILSGLLWWHCDHSHIQDQVGLLFFFSIFWGFFPLFNAIFAFPLERPMLVKERSSGMYHLSSYYVARMLGDLPMELVLPTIFVSISYWMGGLKPSVVTFVLTLLIMLFNVLVSQGIGLALGAILMDVKQATTLASVTMLVFLLAGGYYIQHMPPFIEWLKYVSFSHYCYKLLVGVQYPENDVYDCGHGLLCRVRDFPAIKCLGIENLWEDVATLTLMLIGYRVVAYLALRMGQPH